Part of the Bacillota bacterium genome, AAGTTTAAACCAGATTCAAAGAGCATCTCCTCAACCTTCAACTTCTGCCAGTGGTGAGGCATTTTTCCGGTGTGCGGGTGCAGTACAGAATGATATACAAAGTGTTCAATTTTATTTTCAAGCGCAGCGATTATTGCCTTCCGGCCGATCTCAGTTTCTTCAGGATGCATATTTGGGCATATGTGATAAACAGCATCAACGTCTGCCAGGGATCGACTGTAAACAGCAGGATCAGTCATATCGCCGATAACAGCATCAGCCGCCCCGGCCTTACTTAGTTCTTCAGCCTGTTCCCGACGGCGGACCAAAACCCTGACATCAGCTTTTTTATCTAACAATGATTTTAAAATCGCCCGTCCGGTTTTACCGGCCGCACCGGTAATCAGGATCATTCTTATCACCTCAAACCATCACATTAATAATTTTTATTTACTTTTACTTTTAATTTAACCGAACACATTCCTAAATCCTGCCTGACCGATATTCTAAATATAAATTCAAAGTATAAAACTATGCCTGTTGCATGGAAAACCTGAAAATTATTAACATTATTTGTGATAAAATATTTTTTAATGATTACAATCTTTTCCTGCCGGAGGTATAATAATGCGTTTTATAGTTGATGAACACTTTTTTGCGAAACTGCCCCATGCCTGTTTTGGAGTAGTTGTCGCCAGAAAAGTGAATAACCAGGGGAGTGTATCTGAGATAAAATCATTGCTTGAACAGGCCATAGAAGAAGTACGGAAAAAATTTCAATCATCCAAGCCGAAGGAACATCCAGCAATAACTCCCTACCGTGATGCATTTCAAATGCTGGGAATAAACCCTAATCGTTTTCCATGCTCCGTAGAAGCGCTAATAACAAGAATTGCCAAGGGTGGAAGCCTCCCGGATATTAACCCTGTTGTTAACCTGGTCAACGCTTTCTCGCTTAAATATATCCTTCCTATGGGCGCTCATGATCTCGGCGCTGCTTCGGGAGATATTGAAGTCCGTATCAGCAGGCCTGATGACCTGTTCATACCCTTCGGCCAGAAAGATGCAGAAAAACCGGATGACGGGGAAATTGTTTATGCCAGTGGTAATATGATTAAAACGAGAAAGTGGATCTGGAGACAGAGTGATCAGGGCAAGGTCACCGAAAGCAGCAGGGACATCTTCCTGCCTATTGACGGTTTTGCAAACTACAACCTGGAGTCTGTAATTTCCGCACGGGACGAACTCGCCAAAGTATTAGAAGATTTTTTTAACGCTAACATTAAAACTTTCTTGGTCGATAAAAATTGTAGTAACATCGAACTGTAAATCGGAGATATGATATTGGAGAGAACAGAATTGGACAATAATAATCAATAATACCGAGGCTTGGCCGAAATCTATGATCAAATTATGTGCGGCGTTGATTATGCTGGCTGGGCTGATTATGATGAATTTACCATGATCTGGGAAACAAGTTACGATCGTAATAATGAATTATGGTCTGTCGTGCTGACTCTCTTTCAGAAAAATGATTGTGGTCTCTTCAAAAAATTCCAGGAAAAACACCGGGAGAAAGATTATGAACCCGATCTTATCACAGGGTTGCTTGAGAAATCTGGATTTACATTACTCTGTCTACATCCCACTTATACCTTCGATCAGGTGAATGGCAATGAACAAAAACTAACTTTCGTTGCCGCTAAGTTATAAATCCATCACCGTTTCCCCCAATATATCCCTATTATTTAATAAAAAGGTAGAGAATAACTGTGAAAAAATAATTTTAAATACTATTGCATGTAGTAGAAAGGTATAGTATGATACAAATACTATTGAATTACTGGGGGTTAAAATGAAAGGTCATTTCTTAAGCGGTTACCGTCCGGGCAAGCAGGGTTTGGAAAAAGTCCTTGGCAGTCTCGAATCCGAGGTTATGGAGATCATCTGGCAAAAAGACTGCGCTGTATGCGTCCGCGATGTGCTTGAAGCTTTAAATCCCGAGAAAGATCTGGCCTATACTACGATCATGACAATCATGGGTCGACTGGCTGATAAAAAGCTGCTGACCAAAACCAAGGTAGGAAATGCTTTTTTCTTTCAGCCATCTTTAAGTCGTGATGAATTTACCGGGCAGATTGTCGGAGGTATGATCGATGACCTTCTCACTGATTTCAGCGATGCTGCTTTAAGTCACTTTATACGACGGGTAGAAGAAAAAGACAGGGCTGTTCTTGAAAAACTGGAACAGGCTCTTGCCAAGTCCAAGGAGCAGGATAATGAACATACCACTAAGTGAACTGCATACACACATAATTTATGTTCTTTTCGGGTATACGCTGATCTTCCCTTTATTAATGGGTGTTCTGAAAGTTTTCAAAATCGAAGATCCCCTGCAGCGCTTACGCCTGTACCTTTTGGCATTTCTCACTCCTCCTGCAGCATTCATCATCTACCACACAGTCCTTATTAAACGCTGCCAGGCAGGGCTTCCTATATTCACTACAGATGGTGCATTCCATTTTCTCTGCACCATCTCAACCGGAATGCTAAGCGCCATCTTACCCCTTGGAGGTATTTTACTTCTGGTCGGCACCCTTAAGGCAGGAACAGCTGCACTTATGCTGAGGAGGCTTGAGAGTGAAAATCCACAGGTTGATGATAACTCAAGGAACAGCATAACAAAGATGATCCAGATCCAGAGTTCATCCCTCGGTATTAAACCGCCCCGGGTAGTTTTCAGTAGTAAAGAAGGATTCGCTGCTTTTACAACCGGTTTGCTGAAACCAGTTTTGGTTATTAATAAGAAGCTCCCGGGGAAGCTGAATGAACAGGAACTGGCAGTAGTGATCAGCCACGAACTGATTCATATCAGCCAACGCGATACCTTGAAGAGCTGGTTTTTGCACCTGGTCAGGGATATTACATTTTTTAACCCGATAAGCAATATGCTGCTCAATAAATATCTTGCTGAAAAGGAACTGCTTTGTGATGAGAAAGCAGCCAACCTGATCAAGGTTAATCATAGGGACTTTGCAGCGGTTCTCTTAAAAATATGGAGATCACTTATGGATCAGCAATCAACAAAGCTGGGTCTGGTCAGCGCTTTCGGCGGACGTGGCAGCATGGAAAACCGCATAGAAAAAATGTTACTCAATACTGGAACCGAAAGAAAAATGCCTGGACTGGTTACTCCACTTCTCGGCATAATTATATTTTCCACAACCCTGCTAGCTCTGGGTCTGGTTTGTTGATTAAAAATTTTTTTGGAATCAAATACTACACACAGTAGTAGACTAAAAGGAGGCCACTTTAGAAATATGAATGAGAAAAACAAACAACTAAAATCCAAGAAAGACCAGTTTACTGGATCACCAAAAAGCAAGTTACCCCTTATATTAATTGTAGTTGCCATACTGGGCATCGGAATTTTTTCGATTGTAAGCCTTATGAGCAACCAGGAATCGGAAACCTCAGGATCATTTTTCGGCGAACCTTCGGCTCCAACCCGATCCTATATCGGCAGAGTCGTCACGATGACCAGAGTTGAACCTCTGATTGACGACGCCTGGGCAACTATCACCCTTGAAGAGCTTGAAGAAAAGGATATTGTTTTTTTCGAAGTTGAAAATGATGAAGGATTTATGGTTCCCCTGATGGCCTATATCACTCCTTCAGGCCGTGTTTTTACCGGAAGCAGTATGTGTGAACCCTGCCAGGGACGCTATTTTTCATTAGCCGGAGAAACTCTGGTCTGTGATACCTGCCGTACGACTTATACCATAGAAAATCATGAATTCCTGTCAGGCTCGCAGGCCTGCGGACAATACCCACCGGTATATATGAAACCCGAAGTAGATAACGGATTGGTGAAAATCGCACTCTCAGATATCATGAACTGGGAAATCCGGGCATATTAAACCAACAAAAAGGAGAATTTATAATGAATAAAAATTTTGGGAAACTTGTCAGTATTTTTCTGATTATCGTAGCAGTTCTGCTGGTCTTCTCCATCGTAAATTCAAGGCTATCAGCGCGGCCATCTGAAACTGTATCCCCTCAGCAGAGCGGCTGGATACCCTCGGGAGGTAGCTGTTGCAGTTTCGGTACAGCAGCCAATTCAAATGATCAACTCGCTCTGGCCGGCATGGATTATTATCGGTCCAATGTAGAAAACACGAATAATTTGGAAGCAGTAGTTGATGATTTTGGGTGTCACCAGGAAATAACCATCTATAAAGATGGAGAAGCTGTTATACGTTACGGCTATTCAGGCGGCAGTTTCTATGAGATCGGTCAATAATTAGCGAACGGGGAGAAAACCATGAATCTCTACAACATTGCGTTCAACAACTTCAAACGTCGAAAAGTTAAAGTGCTAATGATCTTATGCGGGCTGGTAATCGGGACAGCAACAGCTATTGCCCTGTTCATGATTGTAGAGTCAATGCGCTGGTCCCTGGGAGATCAAATCGATGAATTCGGGGCAAATATTGTTATTGTTCCCCGTTCGGAAGGGATGGAAATCAACTACGGAGGGGCAGAGATTTCAGAGGTATCGCTTGATTATCAGCGTCTGGTTGAAGATGATCTGAATCGTATATCCGAAATACCAGATTACGACAGTATCAATATCGTTTCACCCAAAATGATTACAGCTGTAAATATTGGAGAAACAGAAGCTCTCTTCGTCGGTATAAAACCCGAAAAAGAGTTTATCATGAAACCCTGGTTCACACTTCAGGACCAGGCAGGTTTGACTTCAAACCAGAAACCGGTTGATCTTGCATTGATTGAACTTCCAGATAATGGTTTGATTCTCGGTTATGAAGCTTCCCGGGCACTTGACCTGCAAAGTGGAGATGAAATCGAAATTAACGGAGTATCCTTTTATGTAACCGGAATAATCAACCCTCTCGGTTCAGTAGAAGATGGACTGATCTATGGAAATCTGGCCACGCTACAAAATATCCTGAACCGTCCGGGAGAAATTTCGATGATCGAGATCTCGGCTTACTGCAATTCATGTCCAATTGAGGAAATCGCAGCTCAGCTAAGTGATATACTGCCTAACGGGCGAGTCACTGCACTCCGCCAGGCTGCCCTTCTGAGAGAAGAAACCATTGACCGTTTCTCCACATTCTCATTTATTTTATCCGGAATCATCTTGTTTATCGCCGCCCTGATGGTATTAACAACGATGATGTCTTCAGTACACGAAAGAACCAGGGAAATTGGCATCTTCAGGGCTATCGGATTCAGGGGCAGTCATATAATTCGAATATTTTTCTTTGAAGCAGGCTTGATCGGTTTAGCCGGAGGACTTCTGGGATATTTAGTCGGAAGCACCATTGCAAAAGTAATCGGGCCCTATCTTACTCTGGGAATAACTCTCAATTCCTGGCAGCCTGACCTGTTACTACCTGCAGTTTTAATATCTGTTGCTGTTGCCATTTCAGCATCTGCTTATCCGGCTCTTAAAGCAGCCAGATTAGATCCCGTTGAATCACTGCGATTTATTTAGGCAGCAGGGATCCTACTAAATGAGGAGGAAAGTGATGAAAAATACATTGATCATCATAGAGAGCTTAACAAAAAATTATATCAGCGGCAGCAATGCTGTTCCCGCACTGCAGGGCGTTTCCCTGGAGATTCAAAAAGGTGAGGCTGTTGCAGTGATGGGTCCTTCCGGTTCAGGGAAAAGCACCCTTCTAAGCATAATTGGCGGACTGAACCCACCATCATCCGGTAAGATCTTAATCGATGATATTGATCTGTATGCCCTCTCACAGGAAAGACGTGCCGATTTCCGTCGCGAATACCTCGGTTTTGTTTTTCAACAATTTCAGTTGATTCCTTACCTAACTGCCTTTGAAAATGTTCTGCTACCGCTAACCACTACCGGTTATTCAAAACAACAAAAGCATGATATGGCCATGCAGTCCCTGGAGAAAGTGAGTATGGATTCAAAATTTGACCGTTTGCCGAACCAACTCTCAGGTGGAGAACAGGAAAGGGTAGCTATTGCCAGAGCAATAGTCAATGAGCCGCCACTGATACTCGCCGATGAACCAACCGGAAGCCTGGATACAAAAACCGCTACAGAAATAATGGAGCTGTTCAGCAGTTTAAATGCTTCAGGTCTTACCATACTGATGGTAACGCATAACCCGGAAAACACAGATTATATGCAGCGAACTTTGACCATGCAGGATGGACGGCTAATCGATGATAATATTTTTTCTTCATCCAAAGTGGTGAGTGTACCATGAACCTCTATCAAATAGCTCTTCGAAATATATACAGGCGTAAAAGTAAAGTGATGTTCATGCTGCTGGGATTAATTATAGGTTCTGCAACAGTTGTATCTGTCTATAGCATTGTCACCGCCATGGAATCTGATATAAAACAACAGTTAACTGATATGGGTGCCAATATTGTAATCACTGCTGACCGGGGAGAACTGACCTTTCAATACGGCGGGATTACGATCCCGGAACTTGTCTTCGATGCAGCATCACTGACTGAAGAAGATCTGGCATCTATAAAGTCAATCCAGGATAACCAATCTATTCTAACAATCGCACCGAGGCTTGTTGGTACGGCATCAGTTGGCGAGAGCAAGATTGTTATAGCCGGAACCAACCTGTCAGCAGAACTTATTGTTAAGCCATG contains:
- a CDS encoding phenylalanine--tRNA ligase beta subunit-related protein — its product is MRFIVDEHFFAKLPHACFGVVVARKVNNQGSVSEIKSLLEQAIEEVRKKFQSSKPKEHPAITPYRDAFQMLGINPNRFPCSVEALITRIAKGGSLPDINPVVNLVNAFSLKYILPMGAHDLGAASGDIEVRISRPDDLFIPFGQKDAEKPDDGEIVYASGNMIKTRKWIWRQSDQGKVTESSRDIFLPIDGFANYNLESVISARDELAKVLEDFFNANIKTFLVDKNCSNIEL
- a CDS encoding BlaI/MecI/CopY family transcriptional regulator, which gives rise to MKGHFLSGYRPGKQGLEKVLGSLESEVMEIIWQKDCAVCVRDVLEALNPEKDLAYTTIMTIMGRLADKKLLTKTKVGNAFFFQPSLSRDEFTGQIVGGMIDDLLTDFSDAALSHFIRRVEEKDRAVLEKLEQALAKSKEQDNEHTTK
- a CDS encoding M56 family metallopeptidase, which produces MNIPLSELHTHIIYVLFGYTLIFPLLMGVLKVFKIEDPLQRLRLYLLAFLTPPAAFIIYHTVLIKRCQAGLPIFTTDGAFHFLCTISTGMLSAILPLGGILLLVGTLKAGTAALMLRRLESENPQVDDNSRNSITKMIQIQSSSLGIKPPRVVFSSKEGFAAFTTGLLKPVLVINKKLPGKLNEQELAVVISHELIHISQRDTLKSWFLHLVRDITFFNPISNMLLNKYLAEKELLCDEKAANLIKVNHRDFAAVLLKIWRSLMDQQSTKLGLVSAFGGRGSMENRIEKMLLNTGTERKMPGLVTPLLGIIIFSTTLLALGLVC
- a CDS encoding Fe-S-containing protein, with product MNEKNKQLKSKKDQFTGSPKSKLPLILIVVAILGIGIFSIVSLMSNQESETSGSFFGEPSAPTRSYIGRVVTMTRVEPLIDDAWATITLEELEEKDIVFFEVENDEGFMVPLMAYITPSGRVFTGSSMCEPCQGRYFSLAGETLVCDTCRTTYTIENHEFLSGSQACGQYPPVYMKPEVDNGLVKIALSDIMNWEIRAY
- a CDS encoding FtsX-like permease family protein gives rise to the protein MNLYNIAFNNFKRRKVKVLMILCGLVIGTATAIALFMIVESMRWSLGDQIDEFGANIVIVPRSEGMEINYGGAEISEVSLDYQRLVEDDLNRISEIPDYDSINIVSPKMITAVNIGETEALFVGIKPEKEFIMKPWFTLQDQAGLTSNQKPVDLALIELPDNGLILGYEASRALDLQSGDEIEINGVSFYVTGIINPLGSVEDGLIYGNLATLQNILNRPGEISMIEISAYCNSCPIEEIAAQLSDILPNGRVTALRQAALLREETIDRFSTFSFILSGIILFIAALMVLTTMMSSVHERTREIGIFRAIGFRGSHIIRIFFFEAGLIGLAGGLLGYLVGSTIAKVIGPYLTLGITLNSWQPDLLLPAVLISVAVAISASAYPALKAARLDPVESLRFI
- a CDS encoding ABC transporter ATP-binding protein; translated protein: MKNTLIIIESLTKNYISGSNAVPALQGVSLEIQKGEAVAVMGPSGSGKSTLLSIIGGLNPPSSGKILIDDIDLYALSQERRADFRREYLGFVFQQFQLIPYLTAFENVLLPLTTTGYSKQQKHDMAMQSLEKVSMDSKFDRLPNQLSGGEQERVAIARAIVNEPPLILADEPTGSLDTKTATEIMELFSSLNASGLTILMVTHNPENTDYMQRTLTMQDGRLIDDNIFSSSKVVSVP